Proteins encoded within one genomic window of Kibdelosporangium phytohabitans:
- a CDS encoding transporter substrate-binding domain-containing protein produces MSIADDLAPAGVLRASINLGNPILAQATPAEPTGVTVDIAAELAGRLGLRVEYVCFDAARKSFEAMTTGDADICFLAIEPARAAEVAFTAPYALIEGVFAVPADSELRTVGDVDRDGVRIGVNQGSAYDLYLTRTLRHATVVRGEEGTAEFLSAGLEAAAGIRQPITEFVEANPGLRVIGEAFMQIRQAVGTPKTKRPETVEFLHGVVEELKANGFVAESLHRSNQPSARVAPPA; encoded by the coding sequence ATGAGCATCGCCGACGACCTGGCCCCGGCCGGAGTCCTGCGCGCATCGATAAACCTGGGCAACCCGATCCTCGCCCAGGCAACACCCGCCGAACCCACAGGCGTGACCGTGGACATCGCAGCCGAACTGGCCGGCCGCCTCGGGCTGCGAGTGGAGTACGTGTGCTTCGACGCGGCGCGGAAGTCGTTCGAAGCAATGACAACCGGCGATGCGGACATCTGCTTCCTGGCCATCGAACCCGCACGAGCGGCGGAGGTGGCGTTCACGGCGCCGTACGCACTGATCGAAGGCGTGTTCGCAGTGCCGGCGGACTCGGAGCTGAGAACCGTCGGTGACGTCGACAGGGACGGCGTCCGGATCGGCGTGAATCAGGGCTCGGCGTACGACCTCTACCTGACCAGGACACTCCGGCACGCGACCGTGGTGCGCGGCGAGGAGGGCACAGCGGAGTTCCTGTCGGCGGGCCTGGAAGCAGCCGCGGGAATCCGCCAGCCGATCACGGAGTTCGTCGAAGCGAACCCCGGTCTGCGGGTGATCGGCGAAGCCTTCATGCAAATCCGGCAGGCCGTGGGCACACCCAAGACCAAGCGGCCGGAGACGGTGGAGTTCCTGCACGGCGTGGTGGAGGAACTGAAGGCCAACGGGTTCGTCGCGGAGTCCCTGCACCGCTCCAACCAGCCCAGCGCCCGCGTCGCCCCACCGGCGTAG
- a CDS encoding S41 family peptidase — protein MSNAYLRFPHLHGDLVTFVAEDDVWLAPTDGGRAWRVSADQVPVTRPRISPDGQHVVWTSTRDVEPEVYVAPVDGGESRRLTYWGSVKTTALGWNPAGEVLAISSASQAQFRRTWAYAVPLDGQPRQLPWGPLGDITYREDGAVLLQTRESVEPAWWKRYRGGTVGRLWVDLAGSGEFTRILSELDSGLVSPMWVGDRIAFLSDHDGIGSVYSCLPDGTDLRRHTTHEFYARNASTDGTRVVYHSAGDIWVLDSLDAAPRQLPVKLGGPRVSRQQYPISARYALNEATPDHTGRASAVEVRGTVHWLTHQDGPARALSAEPGVRARLPQVLGTTGHVVLVTDVEGDEALEIVPVDGPASLESVPRRIGAGRIGHVQELVAAPDGRRAGLVTNDGRVLLVEVETGEIRTVTQVRDGDPSGLQFSPDSGWMAWSHPGPQPLRQIKMADTTSLSIVDVTPLRFDDHEPVFTLDGKYLAFLSARSFDPHYDAHVFDMYFAGGSRPYLVPLAATTPSPFAPQVQGRPVIESDDDKDSDDDETPRVSVDVEGIEDRLVAFPVESARYWSLYPAKDSVLWMTRPLTGELGHDLASTDDSPPRPSLERFDFAKRRAESLVDVLDEFRVSGDGKRIVVQDGRTLRALPSDHKVDDDSTDNVNVDLSRIRVTVDPPSEWRQSYDEAGRLMRDHFWRSDMGGLDWAGELERYRFLLPRLGSYDDLCDLLWEVQGELGTSHAYVFETKDSPDSRVRVGLLGADLSPDAAGVWRLDRILPSETSDPEARSPLRAPGVAARVGDAILAVDGRPVGSAGPAPLLAGSAGKPVELTLGPAAGGAPRRVVVVPLLDDTPLRYHAWVAERRKHVHALSADKVGYLHVPDMLSAGWAQLHRDLRLEMRRNALVVDVRENRGGHLSQLVIEKLARRVIGWQVSRDGSRPETYPQDAPRGPIVAVADEQAGSDGDIVNAAIKALGLGPVVGMRTWGGTIGIDMRYHLIDGTLVTQPKYGTWLEGPGWGVENHGVDPDVEVPTTPMDYAAGRDPQLDTAVRLALEALETRPAVGPPALPS, from the coding sequence GCCGGTGGACGGCGGGGAAAGCCGCAGGCTGACCTACTGGGGATCGGTCAAGACCACCGCGCTCGGCTGGAACCCCGCCGGTGAGGTGCTCGCGATCAGCTCCGCCTCCCAGGCCCAGTTCCGCCGGACCTGGGCGTACGCCGTCCCGCTCGACGGGCAGCCGCGGCAGTTGCCGTGGGGGCCGCTCGGCGACATCACCTACCGCGAGGACGGCGCGGTGTTGCTGCAGACGCGCGAATCGGTCGAACCGGCGTGGTGGAAGCGGTACCGCGGCGGCACAGTCGGCCGGTTGTGGGTGGACCTCGCGGGATCCGGTGAGTTCACCCGCATCCTGTCCGAACTGGACTCCGGTCTGGTGTCGCCGATGTGGGTCGGCGACCGGATCGCGTTCCTGTCCGACCACGACGGCATCGGCAGCGTGTACTCGTGCCTGCCGGACGGCACGGACCTGCGACGGCACACCACGCACGAGTTCTACGCCCGCAACGCGTCCACGGACGGCACACGCGTCGTGTACCACTCGGCCGGCGACATCTGGGTCCTGGACAGCCTCGACGCCGCACCGCGCCAGCTGCCCGTGAAGCTCGGCGGGCCACGGGTTTCCCGTCAGCAGTACCCGATCTCGGCCCGGTACGCGCTGAACGAGGCCACGCCCGACCACACCGGCCGCGCCAGCGCGGTCGAGGTCCGCGGCACCGTGCACTGGTTGACCCACCAGGACGGTCCCGCGCGTGCGTTGTCCGCGGAACCCGGTGTGCGCGCACGGCTTCCGCAGGTCTTGGGGACGACCGGGCACGTCGTGCTGGTGACGGACGTCGAAGGCGACGAGGCGCTGGAGATCGTGCCGGTCGACGGTCCCGCGTCGCTGGAGTCCGTGCCGCGGCGGATCGGCGCAGGCCGGATCGGTCATGTGCAGGAGCTCGTCGCGGCACCGGACGGGCGGCGTGCCGGGCTCGTCACCAACGACGGCCGCGTGTTGCTCGTGGAGGTGGAGACCGGTGAGATCCGGACCGTGACGCAGGTGCGTGACGGCGATCCGTCCGGCCTGCAGTTCTCGCCCGACTCCGGCTGGATGGCCTGGTCGCACCCCGGCCCGCAGCCGTTGCGCCAGATCAAGATGGCCGACACCACCAGTCTGTCCATTGTGGACGTCACGCCGCTCCGGTTCGACGACCACGAGCCGGTCTTCACCTTGGACGGCAAGTACCTGGCGTTCCTGTCGGCGCGGAGTTTCGACCCGCACTACGACGCGCACGTGTTCGACATGTACTTCGCCGGTGGCTCCCGCCCGTACCTGGTGCCCCTGGCGGCCACCACGCCTTCGCCGTTCGCGCCGCAGGTCCAGGGGCGGCCGGTGATCGAGTCCGACGACGACAAGGATTCCGACGACGACGAGACACCTCGTGTTTCCGTTGACGTGGAAGGCATCGAGGACCGCCTGGTCGCCTTCCCGGTGGAGTCGGCGCGGTACTGGTCGCTCTACCCGGCCAAGGACAGCGTGCTGTGGATGACGCGCCCGCTGACCGGTGAACTCGGCCACGACCTCGCGTCGACCGACGACAGCCCGCCCCGGCCATCGCTCGAACGCTTCGACTTCGCCAAGCGCCGCGCGGAATCCCTGGTCGACGTGCTCGACGAGTTCAGGGTGAGCGGCGACGGCAAGCGGATCGTGGTGCAGGACGGCCGAACCCTGCGCGCCCTGCCGTCCGACCACAAGGTGGACGACGACAGCACGGACAACGTCAACGTCGACCTGTCCAGGATCCGCGTGACCGTGGACCCGCCGTCGGAGTGGCGCCAGTCGTACGACGAAGCCGGAAGGCTGATGCGCGACCACTTCTGGCGCAGCGACATGGGCGGTCTCGACTGGGCGGGCGAGCTGGAGCGCTACCGGTTCCTGTTGCCGCGCCTGGGGTCCTACGACGACCTGTGCGACCTGCTGTGGGAGGTGCAGGGCGAACTCGGGACGTCACACGCCTACGTCTTCGAGACGAAGGACTCCCCGGACTCCCGGGTGCGCGTCGGTCTGCTCGGCGCGGACCTGTCGCCGGACGCCGCGGGCGTTTGGCGTCTCGACCGGATCCTGCCGTCGGAGACCTCGGACCCCGAGGCCCGTTCGCCTCTCCGCGCACCAGGCGTCGCTGCCCGCGTCGGCGACGCGATCCTGGCTGTGGACGGCCGCCCGGTCGGATCCGCCGGTCCAGCGCCGTTGTTGGCTGGGTCGGCGGGCAAACCCGTCGAACTGACCCTCGGCCCAGCAGCAGGCGGCGCGCCCCGGCGCGTGGTCGTCGTGCCCCTGTTGGACGACACGCCCCTGCGCTACCACGCGTGGGTCGCGGAACGCCGGAAGCACGTGCATGCCTTGTCCGCGGACAAGGTCGGCTACCTGCACGTACCCGACATGCTCTCCGCGGGCTGGGCGCAGCTGCACCGCGACCTGCGCCTGGAGATGCGCCGCAACGCGCTGGTGGTCGACGTCCGCGAGAACCGCGGCGGCCACCTCTCCCAGCTGGTGATCGAAAAGCTGGCCCGGCGCGTGATCGGCTGGCAGGTGTCCAGGGACGGAAGCCGCCCCGAGACCTACCCGCAGGACGCGCCTCGCGGCCCGATCGTGGCCGTCGCCGACGAGCAGGCCGGGTCGGACGGTGACATCGTCAACGCCGCCATCAAGGCACTGGGGCTGGGCCCGGTGGTCGGGATGCGGACTTGGGGCGGGACGATCGGGATAGACATGCGCTACCACCTGATCGACGGAACCCTGGTGACCCAGCCCAAATACGGGACCTGGCTGGAAGGTCCGGGCTGGGGCGTGGAAAACCACGGCGTCGACCCGGACGTCGAAGTCCCCACGACTCCGATGGACTACGCGGCCGGACGTGACCCGCAGTTGGACACGGCTGTCCGGCTGGCTTTGGAAGCCCTGGAGACTCGCCCCGCTGTCGGTCCACCCGCTTTGCCCTCGTAG